The Leucobacter viscericola genome includes a window with the following:
- a CDS encoding S8/S53 family peptidase translates to MAQDAIELYPMLEERAEGPGNSVPLPRGPVQDRDWNNSNVSVNLGGRVEGGYQVGDAVFDGSGQIVIDIDAAFLSENELLLDSEGNQKIIAEACLGTTTGLPTDWANLCASAGRLSSDFSYLFRKPAWLREGTDSAALSRECVTSGGSFCHSFHGTATAGAIVGAPGMRWEQDLGGSSGSYVRVSTAGAAPGARLFAIKVGGGKTGEGYGWSIPSVINALRWVDYLLESGIGTMLDEDQLGGKIAAVTIGISGASIPEDASCDTYFGAEIDEVAGRLKAKGVAVIMSAGVDAEKSLGTLNCGENVITVGASKTLTPHELASYSNFHPSTVLYAPVGEGDYLARDGVLLPWEDGGTAYFMGTSFSAAQVAGAFAVLREKFGYEPTVDEISGLLAKTGSPMTGPAGLSKTARNINIQAALQGTPKESTYVEQ, encoded by the coding sequence GTGGCGCAAGATGCCATTGAGCTATACCCGATGCTTGAAGAGAGGGCTGAGGGGCCAGGGAATTCGGTACCTTTGCCTCGTGGTCCGGTGCAGGACCGAGACTGGAATAACTCGAATGTCTCCGTGAACCTGGGTGGTCGAGTCGAGGGTGGTTATCAGGTAGGTGATGCCGTGTTTGACGGGTCCGGCCAGATCGTGATTGACATTGACGCAGCGTTCCTGTCTGAAAACGAACTTCTTCTTGATAGCGAAGGTAATCAGAAAATCATTGCAGAAGCATGCTTGGGTACCACGACGGGGTTGCCGACTGACTGGGCCAATCTGTGCGCGAGCGCTGGACGGCTATCCTCTGACTTTTCCTACCTGTTTCGGAAACCGGCATGGCTACGAGAAGGAACTGATAGCGCCGCTCTGAGCCGTGAATGTGTAACTAGTGGAGGCAGTTTCTGCCATAGCTTTCATGGCACAGCTACCGCGGGGGCGATCGTGGGAGCACCGGGTATGCGATGGGAACAGGACCTTGGTGGTTCTTCTGGATCATATGTCAGGGTTTCAACTGCCGGGGCGGCGCCGGGGGCCCGCCTGTTTGCCATCAAAGTGGGAGGGGGTAAGACCGGTGAAGGGTACGGGTGGTCTATTCCCTCGGTGATAAATGCGTTGCGTTGGGTTGACTACCTCCTGGAATCGGGGATCGGGACGATGCTGGATGAGGATCAACTGGGCGGAAAGATTGCTGCAGTGACAATAGGCATATCGGGAGCTTCTATTCCAGAGGATGCTTCATGTGACACCTATTTCGGGGCAGAAATCGATGAGGTTGCAGGACGACTGAAGGCCAAAGGCGTGGCGGTCATTATGTCTGCAGGGGTCGATGCTGAAAAGAGCTTGGGGACCTTGAATTGTGGCGAGAATGTGATCACTGTGGGGGCATCAAAAACACTCACCCCTCATGAGCTTGCAAGCTATAGCAATTTCCATCCTTCAACCGTGTTGTATGCACCTGTTGGGGAGGGGGACTATCTTGCGCGCGACGGAGTGCTTTTGCCCTGGGAAGACGGCGGAACTGCATATTTTATGGGGACTTCGTTTTCTGCGGCGCAGGTCGCGGGGGCATTTGCCGTGTTGCGAGAAAAATTTGGCTACGAGCCAACGGTTGATGAGATTTCAGGACTGCTTGCCAAGACCGGTTCGCCAATGACGGGCCCCGCAGGGCTCTCGAAGACCGCACGGAATATTAACATTCAAGCCGCGCTGCAGGGTACCCCGAAGGAGTCGACATATGTTGAGCAGTAA
- a CDS encoding invasin domain 3-containing protein, producing the protein MTSGSQTVGTGEHTVTVLLADTFGNPVQGQAAALQAATADGLGSGAVGAFTESGTPGTYTAPVTSTLAGAKTVTASFNSTAIQAGGNAVATFTAAGVDLANAGSGYSVTGGQVSVAGGSHTVTVTLADAFGNPVPGQAAGLAASTTDGIGSGQITAFSESGTVAGTYTATITSSVAGDKTIAVVLGSDAVSADGNTIASFVAGGVDPDNSATRYSVSTGDEVVSTGQHTVTVTLADADGNPVTGQAGGLEALTADDLGSGSISPFTETATAGTYTATVTSTISGAKAIDVTFGGTALTADGNAAASFVAGGVSLGNPGTAYSVTSGAQTVGTGSHTVTVTLADAFGNPVGGQSSLLLPATTASLGGGTLTGFVETGTAGTYTATVTSTLSGTKPVTVEFDGSPVVPSGNSLALFAAAGVDLEASGSGFVVSTGDASIEGGSHSVTVTLQDEFGNPVTGLAADLSATTPQNLGSGSISDFVETGTTGVYTASVTSSIAGSKTVAVTYSGQAVTATGNTEAVFIAGGVDTSNDGTRYSVSVGDEPVGSGEHTVTVRLADSEGNPVPDQAGGLSASSSAGLGSGEISAFTETATAGTYTATITSTVAGVKAITVAFGANQILVDGNDSAAFVAGGVDLTNSATRFTVSSGDVSVDGGSHNVTVVLADEFGNAVSGEAAGLLATTADALGGGGITTFTETAVPGTYTASITSTVAGSKTIAVTLGADSILASGNYIARFIAGGVDTGNAGTTYSVSGGQQAVGTGTHTITVTLADAQGNPVSAQAAGINASTADDLGDGSISSFTETGVAGTYTASVTSTVSGPKAITVLYGANPITLAGNDTALFVPGAIDFTNASTNYTVSTGTKPVGTGEHTVTVMLADEFGNPVSGQQAAIVPATADALGTGEFSAFAETATAGTYEATVTSTVSGSKAITVSVGANSVSLNGNGAAVFVSGGVDLENSATNYVVTTGDVSVDGGSHTVTVTLADEFNNPVTGQSVDLLASTVADLGSGTITGFIETATPGTYRATITSSLAGTKEITVSLGGDAVSASGNTAASFVAGGVDVGNDGTRYSVSSGNQTVSTGEHTVTATLSDAEGNPVSGQAVGLSASTAADLGAGEITAFSETATAGTYQATITSTVSGSKPITVTYGGSGVIASGNTSAVFVAGEVDLSNGATNYTVSTGDQPVGTGQHSVTATLRDAFGNPVTGQADNLVADSAQSLGAGSISSFVETSDGVYEATLTSTVSGNKTLTVALGANEVTLSGNGVASFVAGAVDLGNSSTVYSVSTGAQQVGTGAHTITVTLLDEFGNGVPAQQALLNATTSAVIGTGSFSAFTPTATPGTYTAAVSSSVSGSKPIDVSFDGDPVQASGNTNALFAAGGVDPANPASYYGVSTGNETVATGSHTVAVALADALGNPVPGQATQLEAATSGDLGAGVLTGFVETATAGIYEATVTSTVSGSKPITVTYNSTPITLTGNGSASFVAGDVDLANPGSQYSVSGGNASVDGGSHLVTIRLVDSFANPVPGKAADLVASTAANLGSGSITAVTESLTTPGTYEATVTSTNAGGKPITVSLSGDAVTLAGNGTAQFIAGGPDTGNPGTVFGVSTGPQTVGTGSHTVSVTLNDSAGNPVSGEAAGLTASTSDNLGTGTISTFTETGTPGLYEATVTSTVSGSKSITVNYGASAITAQGNTVALFVAAAVDPDNAGTAYSVTTGNQQVGTGQHTVTVTLADAFGNRVSGQSALLSAATTGSLGSGSIGDFVETGTTGVYLAPVTSTLSGSKPVTASFNSLPVTLSGNGDAVFVAGGVDVGNAATSYTVSSGDASVDGGSHTITITLADAFGNPVPGMSSRLSVVTAANLGAGSVSGVTEQATPGTYQATVTSTLSGNKNMAALFDSASLSLSGNGVARFVPGGVDTGNPGTTFSVSTGDQLVGTGQHTITVTLADSSGNPVGSQAAGLNATSVSDLGSGSITAFTETGTIGTYSATVTSTKAGGKDIAVTYGANSVTLSGNGTANFVATTVDPGNPATSYTVSTGDQVAGTGSHTILVSLADGFGNPVSGEAAALSGTSNESLGSGSVTGFTETGVPGTYSATVTSTVSGAKTFVVLYGASQLNAAGNSAAVFVAADVDLGNAASNFSVSGGDASTSGGSHRITVQLADQFGNPVGGQAGSLAADTSDNIGGGSISGFAETATAGTYEATITSTVIGNKTVTVTLGGDPVTLDGNDVARFVAGGVDPGHENTLFTVTSGDQVVGSGQHTVTVQLADSQGNPVSGQAAGISASSSAALGSGSISSFVETSTPGTYTATLTSSVSGKKTVSVSFGALTLNPSGNVVASFIPADIDLGNAQTRFTVSQGDKTVGSGRHTVSVTLADSFGNPVPGADSGALAATTSASLGAGAIGAFAESSTPGTYTAQVSSTLAGGKPISVTFNDETVSARGNNVARFVAAAPDLTKTVITATPRAVANGRDTSTVTVKLFDEFGNPADVDVPVTLTSTLGTVTAPRHEGGGVYTATVSSTKAGIATVSVSIRGALANVTAEIEFTPQAANQIWMELQSERLRQGDTQFAYGHRFVPGEKVTGLLESEPMSLGTAVADAGGNVEFEVWIPNDFEVGKHTITLTGETSGSVQATFIVDAKYRPLTNTGGDLGLPIALTLLFVVAGSAFWIVAAKRRRKSAESNELE; encoded by the coding sequence GTGACGAGCGGTTCACAAACTGTGGGAACCGGTGAGCACACCGTGACGGTGCTGCTTGCGGACACGTTTGGTAACCCCGTGCAGGGTCAGGCCGCAGCGTTGCAGGCGGCCACCGCCGATGGGCTCGGCAGCGGCGCAGTCGGCGCGTTCACCGAGAGTGGCACTCCGGGCACCTACACGGCCCCGGTCACATCGACACTCGCCGGTGCAAAGACCGTGACCGCCAGCTTCAACAGCACCGCGATCCAGGCCGGTGGCAACGCGGTGGCGACGTTTACTGCCGCCGGGGTTGACCTCGCAAATGCTGGATCGGGCTACTCCGTGACCGGCGGCCAAGTATCCGTGGCAGGGGGATCGCACACGGTCACCGTGACGCTGGCCGACGCCTTCGGAAACCCCGTGCCTGGGCAGGCAGCGGGGCTCGCAGCCTCCACCACGGACGGGATTGGCTCGGGTCAAATCACCGCCTTCTCGGAGTCTGGCACCGTCGCCGGAACCTACACCGCCACGATTACATCGAGTGTGGCGGGCGACAAGACCATCGCCGTTGTGCTGGGCAGTGACGCCGTAAGCGCCGACGGCAACACGATCGCCAGCTTCGTCGCGGGTGGTGTTGATCCTGACAACTCGGCAACCCGCTACTCGGTCTCGACCGGCGACGAGGTCGTGAGTACCGGTCAACACACGGTGACCGTTACCCTTGCCGACGCCGACGGCAACCCCGTGACCGGCCAGGCCGGAGGGCTTGAGGCTTTGACAGCTGACGACCTTGGCTCGGGATCCATCTCGCCGTTTACCGAAACCGCAACGGCTGGAACCTACACGGCAACCGTTACCTCCACCATCTCGGGCGCTAAGGCCATCGACGTTACCTTTGGTGGCACCGCGTTGACCGCCGACGGAAACGCCGCAGCCTCGTTTGTGGCGGGTGGGGTGAGCCTCGGCAACCCGGGCACCGCCTACTCCGTAACGAGCGGTGCGCAAACCGTGGGCACTGGCTCACACACCGTCACGGTGACACTCGCGGATGCGTTTGGTAACCCCGTGGGTGGCCAGAGTTCGCTGCTGCTTCCCGCGACGACCGCGAGCCTCGGCGGCGGCACGCTGACCGGCTTCGTTGAAACCGGTACAGCGGGAACCTACACCGCGACCGTGACCTCGACGCTGAGCGGCACGAAGCCCGTCACCGTTGAGTTTGACGGTTCACCTGTTGTTCCCTCTGGCAACAGTCTGGCCCTCTTTGCGGCTGCGGGCGTCGACCTCGAGGCGAGCGGAAGCGGTTTTGTCGTTTCAACGGGAGACGCCTCGATCGAGGGCGGCTCGCACTCGGTGACTGTGACGCTCCAGGACGAATTTGGTAACCCGGTCACTGGTCTCGCCGCAGACCTGAGCGCTACGACCCCGCAGAACCTGGGCAGCGGATCGATCAGTGATTTTGTCGAGACGGGTACAACCGGCGTTTACACCGCCTCAGTCACTTCAAGCATCGCCGGGTCCAAGACAGTTGCCGTCACCTACTCGGGCCAGGCCGTGACCGCAACCGGAAACACGGAAGCGGTGTTTATCGCGGGTGGTGTTGACACCTCGAACGACGGCACGCGTTACTCGGTGTCCGTGGGAGACGAGCCGGTCGGCAGCGGGGAACACACCGTGACCGTCAGGCTCGCCGATTCCGAGGGTAACCCGGTGCCCGACCAAGCGGGCGGGCTATCTGCGAGCAGTTCGGCCGGCCTCGGCAGCGGTGAAATCTCGGCGTTCACCGAAACCGCGACCGCTGGCACCTACACGGCCACCATCACCTCGACCGTTGCTGGTGTGAAGGCCATCACTGTGGCCTTCGGTGCGAACCAGATTTTGGTCGATGGCAACGACTCAGCCGCATTCGTAGCGGGCGGAGTGGATCTCACCAACTCGGCAACCAGGTTCACCGTCAGCAGCGGTGACGTGTCCGTTGACGGGGGAAGCCACAACGTCACGGTTGTGCTGGCCGATGAGTTTGGAAACGCGGTCTCCGGCGAAGCAGCAGGGTTGCTCGCCACCACGGCCGATGCCCTCGGCGGCGGCGGCATCACGACGTTTACTGAGACCGCAGTGCCCGGCACCTACACCGCGTCCATAACGTCCACTGTCGCTGGCAGCAAAACCATCGCGGTTACTCTCGGTGCAGACTCGATCCTGGCGTCGGGCAATTACATCGCCCGTTTCATTGCCGGTGGTGTGGACACCGGTAACGCGGGCACCACGTATTCGGTTTCTGGTGGGCAACAGGCGGTGGGAACCGGTACCCATACGATCACCGTGACACTGGCGGATGCTCAGGGCAACCCGGTTTCTGCGCAGGCTGCAGGGATCAACGCCAGCACCGCTGATGATCTCGGTGATGGCAGCATTTCGAGCTTCACGGAAACGGGTGTCGCCGGTACCTACACGGCCTCGGTCACCTCGACGGTGTCTGGGCCAAAGGCGATCACCGTGCTCTACGGCGCCAACCCGATCACTCTCGCGGGCAATGACACGGCGCTCTTCGTGCCGGGGGCAATCGACTTCACGAACGCCAGCACGAACTACACCGTGTCAACCGGCACCAAGCCCGTCGGTACGGGCGAACACACGGTGACCGTGATGCTCGCCGACGAGTTTGGTAACCCGGTTTCGGGGCAGCAGGCCGCCATTGTGCCAGCGACCGCTGACGCGCTCGGCACGGGGGAGTTCTCGGCATTCGCTGAGACCGCAACCGCCGGAACCTACGAGGCCACGGTGACCTCCACCGTTTCCGGTTCGAAGGCCATCACCGTGTCGGTCGGGGCGAACAGCGTGTCTCTCAACGGCAACGGTGCGGCGGTGTTTGTTTCGGGTGGTGTCGACCTAGAAAACAGCGCGACCAATTATGTGGTCACCACCGGTGACGTCTCGGTTGACGGTGGTTCGCACACCGTTACGGTTACTCTCGCCGACGAGTTCAACAACCCGGTCACAGGGCAGAGTGTCGACCTGTTGGCCAGTACCGTTGCCGATCTCGGGTCGGGCACCATCACGGGCTTCATCGAAACGGCAACCCCCGGCACCTACCGGGCGACCATAACCTCGAGCCTCGCCGGGACCAAAGAGATCACCGTCTCGCTGGGCGGCGATGCGGTATCGGCATCGGGCAACACCGCAGCATCCTTTGTCGCGGGTGGGGTCGACGTTGGGAACGATGGCACTCGGTACAGCGTTTCGTCGGGCAACCAAACGGTGAGCACGGGTGAGCACACCGTCACCGCTACCCTCTCTGACGCGGAAGGCAATCCTGTTTCCGGCCAAGCCGTGGGGCTCTCGGCCAGCACCGCCGCAGACCTCGGAGCGGGTGAGATCACCGCTTTCAGTGAAACCGCGACGGCGGGCACCTACCAGGCCACGATCACCTCGACGGTGTCGGGCTCGAAACCCATTACGGTCACCTACGGTGGCTCAGGCGTCATCGCGAGCGGCAACACCAGCGCCGTGTTTGTGGCGGGTGAGGTTGACCTGAGTAACGGTGCCACCAACTACACCGTCTCCACGGGAGATCAACCGGTGGGCACCGGCCAGCACAGCGTCACCGCCACGCTCCGTGACGCGTTCGGCAACCCTGTGACGGGCCAGGCGGACAACCTCGTGGCAGACAGCGCACAGAGCCTCGGTGCGGGATCGATCTCGTCCTTTGTCGAGACCTCGGACGGCGTGTACGAGGCCACCCTGACCTCCACCGTCTCAGGAAACAAAACCCTCACCGTTGCGCTCGGAGCAAACGAAGTGACGCTCAGCGGAAACGGTGTGGCGAGTTTCGTCGCCGGAGCCGTTGACCTCGGCAACTCAAGCACTGTCTACTCGGTCAGCACCGGGGCTCAGCAGGTTGGTACCGGTGCTCACACCATCACCGTGACTCTGCTCGACGAGTTTGGCAACGGGGTGCCCGCCCAGCAGGCCCTCCTGAACGCAACAACGTCGGCGGTGATTGGCACGGGATCCTTCTCTGCCTTCACTCCCACTGCGACACCGGGCACTTACACGGCAGCCGTGAGCTCGAGTGTCTCGGGCAGCAAACCGATCGACGTCAGCTTTGACGGAGACCCGGTTCAGGCGTCGGGCAACACCAATGCCCTCTTCGCCGCCGGGGGAGTGGATCCTGCCAACCCGGCGAGCTACTACGGGGTGTCGACAGGCAACGAGACCGTTGCAACCGGCTCTCACACGGTTGCCGTGGCGCTTGCCGATGCACTCGGCAACCCGGTTCCGGGGCAAGCCACGCAGCTCGAGGCGGCAACCTCCGGTGACCTTGGCGCCGGTGTGCTCACCGGGTTCGTCGAAACGGCGACGGCGGGTATCTACGAGGCAACCGTTACCTCGACGGTGTCCGGTAGTAAGCCGATCACCGTAACCTACAACTCGACGCCCATCACGCTGACCGGAAACGGCTCCGCATCGTTTGTTGCGGGTGATGTAGATCTTGCAAACCCCGGCAGCCAGTACTCCGTGAGCGGCGGCAACGCCTCTGTCGATGGCGGCTCACACCTCGTCACCATCAGGCTCGTGGATTCCTTCGCGAACCCGGTGCCGGGCAAGGCAGCCGACCTTGTCGCCTCAACCGCTGCGAACTTGGGCTCGGGATCCATTACCGCTGTCACCGAGTCGCTCACAACACCCGGAACCTATGAGGCAACCGTCACCTCAACGAATGCCGGCGGTAAACCGATCACGGTGAGTTTGAGTGGCGACGCCGTCACGCTGGCCGGGAACGGCACGGCGCAGTTCATCGCGGGCGGCCCAGACACGGGCAACCCGGGCACGGTCTTCGGGGTCTCAACGGGTCCGCAGACCGTTGGTACCGGATCGCACACGGTGAGCGTGACACTCAACGACTCCGCGGGTAACCCCGTCTCGGGGGAGGCAGCGGGACTCACTGCGAGCACGTCCGACAATCTCGGAACCGGCACGATTTCAACCTTCACTGAAACCGGCACGCCGGGGCTGTACGAGGCAACGGTCACCTCCACGGTGAGCGGTAGTAAATCGATCACGGTGAACTATGGTGCGTCTGCAATCACGGCGCAGGGCAACACGGTCGCGCTGTTTGTGGCAGCCGCGGTCGATCCTGACAACGCTGGCACGGCATACAGTGTGACAACGGGCAACCAGCAGGTCGGCACCGGCCAGCACACCGTCACCGTGACACTTGCCGACGCCTTCGGCAACCGGGTGTCAGGGCAGAGCGCGCTCCTGAGCGCAGCGACAACGGGCAGCCTCGGCTCGGGTAGCATCGGCGACTTTGTTGAAACGGGAACGACGGGTGTGTACCTGGCTCCGGTCACCTCCACGCTCTCGGGCAGCAAACCCGTCACCGCGAGCTTTAACAGCCTGCCCGTCACGCTGAGCGGAAACGGCGACGCCGTGTTTGTCGCCGGCGGAGTGGACGTTGGCAACGCCGCGACCTCGTACACGGTGTCGTCGGGTGACGCATCAGTTGACGGTGGCTCGCACACCATCACCATCACGCTCGCCGATGCGTTCGGCAACCCCGTACCGGGTATGTCCTCGCGGCTCTCCGTGGTGACCGCCGCGAATCTGGGCGCCGGGTCAGTCTCAGGCGTCACCGAGCAGGCGACCCCGGGAACCTACCAGGCCACGGTCACGTCCACGCTCTCGGGCAACAAGAACATGGCCGCGCTGTTCGACTCGGCATCCCTCTCGCTGAGCGGCAACGGTGTTGCCAGGTTCGTTCCCGGGGGAGTCGATACCGGCAACCCCGGCACCACATTCTCAGTGAGCACCGGCGACCAGCTTGTTGGCACGGGACAGCACACGATTACGGTCACGCTTGCTGACAGTTCGGGTAACCCGGTGGGATCGCAGGCCGCTGGCCTGAACGCCACTTCGGTCTCAGACCTTGGTTCGGGATCGATCACGGCGTTCACTGAGACCGGAACAATTGGCACATACTCGGCAACCGTCACCTCAACAAAGGCCGGTGGCAAAGATATTGCGGTGACCTACGGCGCAAACAGTGTCACGCTGAGCGGTAACGGAACCGCCAACTTTGTGGCGACCACGGTCGATCCGGGCAACCCGGCCACCTCGTACACGGTCTCAACCGGAGACCAGGTTGCGGGCACGGGATCGCACACGATCCTGGTGTCACTCGCTGATGGCTTCGGAAACCCGGTGTCGGGCGAGGCCGCTGCGCTCTCAGGTACGTCGAACGAGAGCCTTGGCTCAGGATCGGTCACCGGTTTCACCGAAACCGGTGTTCCTGGAACCTACAGTGCAACGGTTACCTCAACGGTCAGCGGTGCAAAAACCTTCGTGGTGCTCTACGGCGCCTCGCAGCTGAACGCCGCCGGCAACAGCGCGGCAGTCTTTGTCGCGGCCGACGTTGACCTTGGAAACGCGGCAAGCAACTTCTCCGTGTCTGGTGGTGACGCCTCAACGAGCGGCGGCTCGCACCGTATTACGGTGCAGCTCGCCGACCAGTTTGGTAACCCCGTTGGTGGACAGGCAGGATCCCTTGCCGCTGATACGAGCGACAACATTGGTGGTGGAAGCATCTCCGGCTTCGCGGAGACGGCAACCGCAGGCACCTACGAGGCCACCATCACCTCAACCGTGATCGGCAATAAAACGGTGACGGTCACGCTGGGAGGCGATCCGGTCACGCTCGACGGCAACGACGTAGCCCGCTTTGTTGCTGGAGGTGTCGACCCGGGGCACGAAAACACGCTGTTTACCGTCACCTCGGGCGACCAGGTGGTGGGATCAGGCCAGCACACCGTCACGGTGCAGCTCGCGGATTCCCAGGGCAACCCCGTATCGGGGCAGGCCGCGGGCATCTCGGCCAGCAGCTCGGCCGCACTTGGCTCAGGATCGATCTCAAGCTTCGTTGAGACCTCGACGCCCGGAACATACACCGCGACGCTCACGTCTTCGGTCTCGGGCAAAAAGACGGTATCTGTGAGCTTCGGCGCTTTGACACTCAACCCCAGCGGAAACGTTGTCGCAAGCTTCATCCCGGCCGACATTGACCTCGGCAATGCGCAGACGCGCTTTACTGTCAGTCAGGGTGACAAAACCGTCGGAAGCGGGCGCCACACCGTATCCGTGACGCTCGCCGACAGCTTTGGTAACCCCGTGCCGGGTGCCGACAGTGGAGCCCTCGCGGCGACCACCAGCGCCTCGCTGGGCGCTGGTGCGATAGGCGCATTCGCTGAGAGCTCCACCCCGGGAACCTATACGGCCCAGGTGTCATCCACGCTCGCGGGTGGTAAACCGATCTCGGTCACGTTCAACGACGAAACCGTCTCGGCTCGTGGCAACAACGTCGCCCGCTTTGTGGCGGCGGCACCTGATCTCACAAAAACGGTCATCACCGCGACTCCGCGGGCCGTGGCGAATGGGCGCGATACGAGCACCGTCACGGTGAAGCTCTTCGACGAGTTTGGAAACCCCGCAGACGTTGATGTGCCAGTGACCCTCACCTCAACTCTCGGTACCGTCACTGCCCCGCGTCATGAAGGTGGCGGCGTATACACAGCCACGGTTTCTTCGACCAAGGCGGGAATCGCGACGGTCTCCGTTTCAATTCGTGGAGCACTGGCCAATGTAACCGCAGAGATTGAGTTCACGCCGCAGGCCGCGAACCAGATCTGGATGGAGCTGCAGAGTGAACGCCTGCGGCAGGGCGACACCCAGTTTGCCTACGGACACAGGTTTGTGCCCGGGGAGAAGGTGACTGGCCTGCTCGAGTCTGAGCCGATGAGCCTGGGCACGGCGGTCGCTGATGCCGGCGGCAACGTTGAGTTTGAGGTCTGGATACCCAACGACTTTGAGGTTGGCAAGCACACAATTACCCTCACCGGTGAGACGAGCGGCAGCGTTCAGGCGACCTTTATTGTCGACGCGAAGTACCGGCCGCTGACGAACACCGGAGGCGACCTGGGTCTTCCCATCGCGCTGACGCTGCTGTTTGTGGTGGCGGGATCGGCATTCTGGATCGTGGCGGCGAAACGTCGCCGGAAGTCGGCGGAGTCAAATGAACTAGAGTGA
- a CDS encoding ABC transporter ATP-binding protein, protein MVDDSAVLVADQVAVSIDGFSLLSPTSLSLEPGACVALRGANGAGKTTLLRVLAGRQRATAGSVTLAGAPLDERRADQRAALAALIEPPTLYPDLTLRDQLALISAAWGEGDPEQALSRFGIEELHERFPHELSSGQRQLVSLAVTFARPCSVLLLDEPEQRLDPDRRKLVAAAILEARDRGVAVAFATHDQTLAERVAQAELAIGG, encoded by the coding sequence TTGGTAGACGACAGCGCCGTACTTGTTGCGGATCAGGTTGCCGTATCAATCGACGGGTTCTCGCTCCTGTCGCCGACCTCGCTCTCGCTTGAACCCGGAGCGTGCGTTGCTCTGCGCGGTGCCAATGGCGCCGGCAAAACGACGCTGCTCAGGGTACTCGCGGGCAGGCAGCGTGCCACCGCCGGGTCGGTAACGCTCGCGGGCGCTCCGCTCGACGAGCGGCGCGCAGATCAGCGCGCCGCGCTCGCCGCGCTGATCGAACCGCCGACTCTGTACCCAGATCTCACGCTGCGGGATCAGCTTGCGCTCATTTCTGCTGCCTGGGGCGAGGGCGATCCCGAGCAGGCACTCAGCCGATTTGGCATCGAAGAACTGCACGAACGTTTTCCCCACGAGCTTTCAAGCGGTCAGCGGCAGTTGGTTTCTCTCGCGGTAACGTTTGCGCGCCCGTGCTCGGTGCTGCTTCTTGATGAGCCCGAGCAGCGGCTCGATCCTGACCGGCGAAAATTGGTCGCCGCGGCGATCCTCGAGGCGCGAGATCGGGGCGTCGCGGTCGCGTTCGCCACACACGATCAGACGCTGGCGGAGCGGGTTGCTCAAGCGGAGCTGGCTATTGGTGGCTAG